The following are encoded in a window of Mycobacterium vicinigordonae genomic DNA:
- a CDS encoding acyl-CoA dehydrogenase family protein: MDFSRVALSDADQAFHSEIRAFVTEHVTDDVRRRNREFGENFDEQVHLALGAAGYLGDDFQEESEGGFSAVRRRIFNLEIARAHTPWYHWGTTSVVAHLVSQFAKPELVQRVLPGVLSGHIRLCLGYTEPEGGSDVATCKTRAARDGDGWVINGSKMFTSNAQNAAYVFLLTNTDPDGPKHKNLTMFLVPLDTPGIEIQGIRTLDGDRTNIVFYSDVRVDDLYRIGEVNGGWTVMRAALDSEHGLVERDAEGLQDVAAMAGHGMLMAEAIDGVAGVVDGGDEYVQYRLGRSFARMEAALSTPGMCGRVAIGQTMREVSGELMELLGQAAVLPTDAPGSPDDGALEHVARLALPMGIYGGSLEVFRNMIAQHELRLGRPAYGSGSSAST; the protein is encoded by the coding sequence ATGGACTTCTCACGCGTCGCGCTGTCCGACGCCGACCAGGCCTTCCATTCGGAGATACGCGCGTTCGTGACCGAACACGTCACCGACGACGTCCGCCGCCGTAACCGCGAATTCGGCGAAAACTTCGACGAGCAGGTGCATCTGGCGCTCGGTGCAGCCGGCTATCTGGGTGACGACTTTCAGGAAGAGTCCGAGGGTGGGTTCAGCGCGGTGCGTCGGCGGATCTTCAACCTGGAGATCGCACGTGCGCATACGCCGTGGTACCACTGGGGCACTACATCGGTTGTGGCGCATCTTGTTTCGCAATTCGCCAAGCCGGAGCTGGTGCAGCGGGTGCTGCCCGGCGTGCTGTCCGGTCACATCCGGCTATGTCTGGGCTACACCGAGCCCGAAGGCGGCTCGGACGTCGCCACTTGCAAGACCCGCGCGGCGCGAGACGGTGACGGCTGGGTGATCAATGGCTCCAAGATGTTTACCTCGAACGCCCAGAACGCCGCGTATGTATTCCTTCTCACCAACACCGATCCGGACGGGCCGAAACACAAGAACCTGACCATGTTCCTGGTGCCGCTCGATACGCCGGGAATCGAAATCCAGGGCATCCGCACCCTGGACGGCGACCGCACCAACATCGTCTTTTACAGCGACGTGCGCGTCGACGATCTCTACCGCATCGGCGAAGTCAATGGCGGTTGGACGGTGATGCGGGCAGCCTTGGATTCCGAGCACGGGCTTGTTGAACGGGACGCCGAGGGCTTGCAGGATGTCGCGGCGATGGCCGGCCACGGCATGCTGATGGCCGAGGCAATTGACGGGGTCGCCGGTGTGGTCGATGGTGGCGACGAATACGTGCAGTACCGGCTCGGACGCAGTTTCGCGCGGATGGAGGCGGCGCTGTCTACACCGGGCATGTGCGGACGCGTCGCGATCGGCCAGACCATGCGCGAGGTATCCGGAGAACTGATGGAGCTCCTGGGGCAGGCCGCGGTGTTGCCCACCGATGCTCCGGGATCGCCCGATGACGGCGCCCTGGAACACGTTGCCCGCTTAGCGTTGCCGATGGGGATCTACGGCGGGTCGCTGGAAGTGTTCCGCAACATGATCGCCCAGCACGAGTTGCGGTTGGGGCGGCCCGCCTACGGTTCGGGAAGCTCCGCCTCGACCTAG
- a CDS encoding DUF427 domain-containing protein, with protein sequence MSLVAGRGPLGKEPAGRFTPPIPAGVVYIEPHPRRIKAVKGGRTVIDTERAHMVHRAGRPLSYVFPAEIVTDLPAEPEPQAPGYVHVPWDTVDDWFEEGRKLVHYPPNPYHRVDCRPTTRRLRVTLEDSTLVDTDDTMIVFETSVPPRLYVAPQHVRTELLHRTETSSYCNYKGYATYWAPKSQNTDIAWSYEDPLPETRPIKGFLSFDAAKVQVEAELPEA encoded by the coding sequence ATGAGCTTGGTCGCCGGCCGCGGTCCACTTGGCAAGGAGCCTGCCGGGCGCTTCACTCCCCCGATTCCCGCTGGCGTCGTCTACATCGAACCGCACCCGCGCCGCATCAAGGCAGTCAAAGGCGGCCGCACCGTCATCGACACCGAGCGTGCCCACATGGTGCACCGCGCCGGTCGCCCGCTCAGCTACGTATTTCCGGCCGAAATCGTCACCGACCTTCCAGCCGAGCCCGAGCCGCAGGCCCCGGGTTATGTCCACGTGCCGTGGGACACCGTCGACGACTGGTTCGAGGAAGGCCGCAAACTGGTCCACTATCCGCCGAATCCGTATCACCGTGTCGACTGCCGCCCCACGACCAGGCGACTACGAGTAACCCTCGAAGACAGCACGCTGGTAGACACCGACGACACCATGATCGTGTTCGAAACATCTGTTCCACCAAGGCTTTATGTAGCACCTCAGCATGTGCGCACCGAGCTGCTCCACAGGACCGAGACGTCGAGTTACTGCAACTACAAGGGCTACGCGACCTACTGGGCGCCCAAATCGCAGAACACCGACATCGCCTGGAGCTACGAGGACCCGCTCCCCGAAACCCGGCCCATCAAAGGCTTTCTCAGCTTCGATGCGGCGAAGGTTCAGGTCGAGGCAGAGCTTCCCGAAGCCTAG
- a CDS encoding HNH endonuclease signature motif containing protein, producing MFESLDVQPPPTEDRAVLWAWVHDLQRLQRQALREPTAESSGWLAPVQVAARLESQAAAAQLMGIGGLFRYRLSHSVESEDWAVDTMEAVAAEVAAGLRISQRRARTKVHWARAMRERVPRVGELFAAGEIDFVAFATVVSRTDLIEDRDVLARVDELVALNVVRWPALTAGRLAGKVDAIVAQVDIDAVRRRQERHAQREVSFSADQEGITYLEGSMLTPDARALAARLSALAATVCPHDPRSHAQRRADALGALAAGADRLGCRCGRTACSAGQRQPAAPVTIHVIAEQATLQGRGSTPGSLLGAEGLITPELLAQLALSAPQVPLIHPGYHPPEPGYAASPALAAFVRARDLTCRWPGCDVPATRCDLDHSVPYAQGGPTHASNLNCKCRTHHLVKTFWGWSERQLPDGTLIFTSPAGQVHLSTPGSALLFPSLCQVTGGIPSPEIPTTETDYCAERTTMMPRRRRTRAQNRATRIATERRHNRRTRLASHENATAPAPNSNNHPPPDDQPPPF from the coding sequence ATGTTCGAATCACTGGATGTTCAGCCGCCTCCGACCGAGGATCGGGCGGTGCTGTGGGCGTGGGTGCACGACCTGCAGCGGCTGCAGCGTCAGGCGTTGCGGGAACCCACCGCGGAGTCCAGCGGCTGGCTGGCGCCGGTTCAGGTGGCGGCGAGGTTGGAGAGCCAGGCCGCTGCGGCGCAGCTGATGGGGATCGGCGGGTTGTTTCGCTACCGGCTGTCCCACAGTGTCGAGTCCGAGGACTGGGCGGTCGACACAATGGAGGCGGTGGCCGCTGAGGTGGCCGCGGGCTTGCGGATCAGTCAGCGTCGCGCTCGGACCAAGGTGCATTGGGCGCGGGCGATGCGTGAGCGGGTGCCCAGGGTGGGTGAGTTGTTCGCCGCGGGGGAGATCGATTTCGTGGCGTTCGCCACGGTGGTCTCGCGCACGGATCTCATTGAGGATCGCGACGTGTTGGCCCGCGTCGATGAGCTGGTGGCCCTCAACGTGGTGCGTTGGCCCGCGCTGACTGCGGGGCGGCTGGCGGGCAAGGTCGATGCGATTGTGGCCCAGGTGGATATCGATGCGGTCCGACGCCGCCAGGAGCGCCACGCTCAGCGCGAGGTCAGCTTCAGCGCCGATCAGGAGGGCATCACCTACCTGGAAGGCAGCATGTTGACCCCCGACGCGCGGGCGTTGGCGGCACGGTTGAGCGCCCTGGCGGCCACGGTGTGCCCGCATGATCCACGCAGCCACGCCCAGCGCCGCGCTGATGCGCTGGGCGCGCTGGCCGCGGGAGCCGACCGGCTGGGATGTCGCTGCGGGCGCACCGCGTGCAGCGCCGGGCAGCGGCAGCCGGCCGCACCGGTGACGATTCACGTGATCGCCGAACAAGCCACCCTGCAGGGCCGCGGCAGCACGCCGGGATCGCTGCTCGGTGCCGAGGGGCTGATCACCCCCGAGCTGCTGGCCCAGCTGGCGCTCAGCGCCCCCCAGGTACCGCTGATCCACCCCGGCTACCACCCACCCGAGCCTGGCTACGCCGCCTCCCCGGCATTGGCCGCCTTCGTCCGCGCGCGGGATCTGACGTGCCGCTGGCCCGGCTGCGACGTGCCGGCCACCCGCTGCGATCTAGACCATTCAGTGCCCTACGCCCAGGGCGGACCCACCCACGCCAGCAACCTGAACTGCAAATGCCGCACCCACCACTTAGTGAAAACGTTCTGGGGCTGGTCCGAACGCCAACTGCCCGACGGCACCCTCATCTTCACCTCCCCCGCCGGACAGGTCCACCTCAGCACTCCCGGCAGCGCGTTGCTGTTCCCCAGCCTGTGCCAGGTCACCGGCGGGATCCCCAGCCCCGAAATCCCCACCACCGAAACCGACTACTGCGCCGAACGCACCACCATGATGCCCAGACGCCGCCGCACCCGCGCCCAAAACCGCGCCACCCGCATCGCCACCGAACGTCGGCACAACCGCCGAACCCGCCTCGCCAGCCACGAAAACGCCACCGCCCCAGCCCCCAACAGCAACAACCACCCCCCACCCGACGACCAACCACCACCCTTCTGA
- a CDS encoding CaiB/BaiF CoA transferase family protein: MAGPVEGIKVVELGVWVAGPAAGGILADWGADVVKIEPPTGDPGRLFGRMLGCDLGVNPPFEMDNRSKRSVVLDLTTDEGRRTALELLDSADVFVTNIRPGALQRLGLDYETLATRNPRLVYGLITGYGETGPDADRAAYDVAAFWSRGGIAHLLTRPGDTPPFQRGGMGDHSAGMTLAAAVCAALLARERTGTGQLVTTSLYRQGAYTVSFDLNTYLLTGQPIAIGERSTMGNPCMNNYAAGDGRRFWIVGLEVDRHWPALCRVVGRPEWLTDPRYADARSRAVNAAQLIGELDEIFATKSLEDWSELFAGEPDFFWSQINSVEDIVADEQFHAAGGIIDVPDGSAPGAGVAMVATPADFHGTPWSPRSRAPELGQHTAEVLAELAARRPT; the protein is encoded by the coding sequence ATGGCGGGACCGGTGGAGGGCATCAAAGTCGTCGAGCTCGGAGTCTGGGTCGCGGGCCCGGCCGCGGGCGGCATCCTGGCGGACTGGGGCGCCGACGTCGTCAAGATCGAGCCACCGACCGGCGATCCCGGGCGGCTGTTCGGACGGATGCTGGGCTGCGACCTGGGGGTGAACCCGCCGTTCGAGATGGACAACCGATCCAAGCGCAGCGTCGTGCTGGACCTCACCACTGATGAAGGTCGCCGAACCGCACTCGAATTGCTGGACAGCGCAGACGTTTTCGTCACCAACATACGACCCGGGGCACTACAACGCCTGGGCCTGGACTACGAAACGTTGGCCACACGCAACCCGAGACTTGTCTACGGGCTGATCACCGGGTATGGCGAAACCGGTCCCGACGCCGACCGCGCCGCCTACGACGTCGCGGCCTTCTGGTCGCGCGGCGGCATCGCCCACCTGCTGACCCGGCCCGGCGACACCCCACCGTTCCAGCGCGGCGGCATGGGCGACCACTCCGCCGGCATGACACTTGCCGCCGCGGTGTGCGCAGCACTGCTGGCCCGCGAGCGCACCGGTACGGGCCAACTGGTCACCACCTCGCTGTACCGCCAGGGCGCCTACACGGTCAGCTTCGATCTCAACACCTACCTGCTCACCGGCCAGCCGATCGCGATTGGCGAACGCTCCACTATGGGCAACCCCTGCATGAACAACTACGCAGCCGGCGACGGCCGCCGGTTCTGGATCGTCGGACTTGAGGTCGACCGGCACTGGCCCGCACTGTGCCGGGTGGTCGGACGGCCCGAGTGGCTCACCGATCCTCGCTATGCCGATGCGCGATCCCGCGCGGTCAACGCTGCACAGCTCATCGGCGAACTCGACGAGATCTTCGCGACTAAATCACTGGAGGACTGGTCCGAACTTTTCGCTGGCGAACCTGACTTCTTTTGGTCACAGATCAACAGTGTCGAGGACATCGTGGCTGACGAGCAGTTCCACGCCGCGGGCGGAATCATCGACGTGCCCGACGGTTCAGCGCCAGGAGCCGGTGTCGCGATGGTGGCCACGCCCGCCGATTTCCACGGAACACCCTGGTCACCGCGCTCCCGTGCCCCTGAACTCGGCCAGCACACCGCTGAAGTACTCGCCGAACTGGCCGCCCGTCGCCCTACCTGA
- a CDS encoding NIPSNAP family protein, translating into MKKYYRHTLLYLHETIDLGCGGSDRFTEVFVDTYQPMMESLGARLFSIWETTPFNGHWPQVTIIWEIDGFADYARIGAAQARGGSHEAAAGKWSAFLADIGARGEGRIMYAGPSNKPLAQLQEANFSAALVIQEIMQTKPGRQDDYIRELERLYVPWSESTGKYWLGSFTTTFRFNEVIHYWALEGGWECFANHYPSWKDSPPAEIVTWMSVAPALRDGWEDSILQALPPSPLQ; encoded by the coding sequence ATGAAAAAGTACTATCGGCATACGCTGCTGTACTTGCACGAGACCATCGACCTGGGCTGCGGCGGCAGCGATCGTTTCACCGAGGTCTTCGTCGACACTTATCAACCGATGATGGAATCGCTTGGTGCCCGGTTGTTCTCCATTTGGGAGACCACCCCCTTCAACGGCCATTGGCCGCAAGTGACGATCATCTGGGAGATCGACGGGTTCGCCGACTACGCCCGGATCGGTGCCGCGCAGGCCCGCGGCGGAAGCCACGAAGCGGCCGCCGGCAAATGGTCGGCGTTTCTGGCGGACATCGGTGCCAGGGGAGAAGGCCGCATCATGTATGCCGGGCCCAGCAACAAGCCGCTGGCTCAGCTGCAGGAGGCGAATTTCAGTGCTGCGCTTGTGATTCAAGAGATCATGCAGACCAAGCCCGGCCGGCAGGACGACTACATCCGGGAACTGGAGCGGCTTTACGTCCCCTGGTCGGAGAGCACCGGCAAGTACTGGCTGGGCTCGTTCACCACCACCTTCCGATTCAACGAGGTCATCCACTACTGGGCACTGGAAGGGGGATGGGAGTGCTTCGCCAACCACTATCCGTCCTGGAAGGACAGCCCGCCGGCCGAGATCGTCACGTGGATGAGCGTGGCGCCTGCGTTACGTGACGGCTGGGAAGACTCGATTCTGCAGGCGTTACCGCCGTCGCCCCTGCAGTGA
- a CDS encoding cytochrome P450 — translation MNEFHYDPFDPQVMANPPTYYRTLRDGYPVYYIPQWDTFALSRFEDIWRVLEVNDGTFVASEGTLPSASLLAKHNGGAVPDPPLHPLPFHAVFDADLYGEIRRAHSQPFRPRSVTALESRVRALANERLDLLLPRGEFDLTQEYGGIVAASMVCDLLGISTDLAPQVLAAVNAGSLAQPGEGVDTAESRPNYLQFLIPVVQRHRNGKEKALPIVDGLLGYHLPDGSTLSDIEVATQMLCVFIGGTETVPKIVATGLWELSRRPDQMAAVRADLDTNVQIAREEILRYCAPAQWFARTARKPFTIHGHTIEPGQRVITLLASANRDEREYPDPDEFIWDRPIKRSLVFGRGQHFCLGYHLARLEVAVLLQEWLRRVPDFQIRGDDAVRLPSSFQWGWNNIPVEV, via the coding sequence ATGAACGAATTCCATTACGACCCTTTCGATCCGCAGGTGATGGCCAACCCGCCTACCTACTATCGCACCCTGCGTGATGGATACCCGGTGTACTACATACCGCAGTGGGATACCTTCGCGCTCTCCCGATTCGAGGACATCTGGCGGGTATTGGAAGTCAACGACGGCACGTTCGTCGCCTCCGAGGGGACGCTGCCGTCGGCGTCATTGTTGGCCAAGCACAATGGCGGTGCGGTCCCCGACCCACCGTTGCACCCCTTACCTTTTCACGCGGTGTTCGACGCAGATTTGTACGGCGAGATTCGGCGCGCGCACTCCCAGCCGTTCCGGCCGAGGTCGGTTACCGCGCTGGAATCCCGGGTCCGCGCCCTGGCCAACGAACGCCTGGACCTGCTGCTGCCACGGGGTGAGTTCGACCTGACCCAGGAGTACGGCGGCATCGTTGCAGCGTCGATGGTGTGCGACTTGCTGGGAATCTCAACGGATCTCGCGCCGCAGGTACTGGCGGCGGTGAACGCGGGCAGCCTGGCGCAGCCCGGCGAGGGCGTCGACACCGCCGAATCCCGGCCGAACTACCTGCAATTTCTGATTCCTGTGGTGCAGCGCCACCGAAATGGCAAGGAAAAGGCGCTGCCGATCGTCGACGGCCTGCTTGGTTACCACCTGCCCGACGGCAGCACGCTCAGCGACATCGAAGTCGCCACCCAGATGCTGTGCGTATTCATTGGCGGCACCGAGACCGTCCCCAAGATCGTGGCGACCGGATTGTGGGAACTGAGTCGCCGTCCCGATCAGATGGCCGCGGTCCGGGCCGATCTCGACACCAATGTGCAGATCGCCCGGGAGGAGATACTGCGGTACTGCGCTCCCGCGCAATGGTTCGCCCGAACCGCCCGCAAGCCGTTCACCATCCACGGCCACACCATCGAACCCGGACAACGGGTCATCACGCTGCTGGCCTCGGCCAACCGCGACGAGCGGGAGTACCCCGATCCCGACGAGTTCATCTGGGACCGACCGATTAAGCGGTCGCTGGTGTTCGGGCGCGGCCAGCACTTCTGCCTCGGCTATCACCTGGCGCGGCTGGAAGTTGCTGTGCTACTTCAGGAATGGCTGCGGCGGGTGCCCGACTTTCAGATTCGCGGCGACGACGCGGTGCGGTTGCCGTCGAGCTTCCAATGGGGCTGGAACAACATTCCCGTGGAGGTTTGA
- a CDS encoding zinc-binding dehydrogenase yields the protein MWSYRIIAPYQFEKTEIPDKTADDLTDRQVLLRFLAAGVCGSDLPAFRGAQGRLPGDDGPSAADKDGFPIHEVAGEVLASRHPEHRPGDLVVGWASGFDGMMERVISDGDGLAPYDPSLTPAQAVGLQPLACVLYACEQLPDLAGRHVATIGQGSIGLLFSYVAKAAGARRVTGVDPVDRGNLWPTYGVDDGVRATSDRWVSRLAPKDRADIVIEAVGHQVATLGHAVEAANPGGTVFYFGVADDESYPINMRSMLRKNLTLKSGVTLDRRRMLAQAGKFAAEHPDLLRAYLTHTFGIGDVQAAFELACRPDPARVKIAISV from the coding sequence GTGTGGTCCTATCGGATCATCGCCCCATATCAGTTCGAAAAGACCGAGATCCCGGATAAGACCGCTGACGATCTGACGGATCGTCAAGTGCTGCTGCGTTTCCTGGCTGCCGGTGTCTGCGGCAGCGACTTGCCGGCCTTCCGTGGCGCCCAAGGGCGGCTCCCCGGCGACGACGGCCCCAGCGCGGCCGATAAGGATGGCTTCCCGATTCACGAAGTCGCGGGCGAGGTCCTCGCCAGCCGGCATCCCGAGCACCGGCCCGGCGACCTGGTGGTGGGCTGGGCGTCGGGGTTCGACGGCATGATGGAGCGGGTGATCAGCGACGGCGACGGCTTGGCGCCCTACGACCCGTCGCTGACGCCCGCGCAGGCTGTCGGCCTGCAACCGCTCGCTTGCGTGCTGTACGCGTGCGAGCAATTGCCGGACCTGGCCGGCCGGCACGTCGCGACCATCGGGCAGGGATCCATCGGGCTGTTGTTCTCTTATGTGGCCAAGGCCGCCGGAGCCCGTCGGGTGACCGGTGTCGACCCGGTTGACCGCGGAAACCTCTGGCCCACTTACGGGGTCGATGACGGTGTACGCGCTACCAGCGATAGGTGGGTGAGCCGACTCGCGCCCAAGGACCGGGCCGACATCGTCATCGAGGCGGTCGGCCACCAGGTGGCGACTCTTGGTCACGCCGTTGAAGCCGCCAATCCAGGCGGTACCGTGTTCTACTTCGGTGTGGCCGACGACGAGTCCTACCCGATCAACATGCGAAGCATGCTGCGCAAGAACCTGACCCTGAAATCTGGTGTGACGCTTGATCGCCGGCGCATGCTGGCACAGGCCGGCAAATTCGCCGCCGAGCATCCTGACCTGCTGCGGGCCTACCTCACGCACACCTTTGGCATCGGCGACGTGCAGGCCGCATTCGAACTCGCCTGCCGGCCCGATCCGGCGAGGGTCAAGATCGCGATTAGCGTATGA
- a CDS encoding HpcH/HpaI aldolase family protein encodes MSVFQRRPQRPIWGGWVTGPTAIGPEEFAKAGYDYVGFDTQHGYLDDADVAGVLRRLEHVPIATAVRLPNADPAPIGRVLDAGADAVIIAMIESAEQAAAAVAATKFPPNGVRSFGPLRASLGHDPAALEARVSVFAMIETAAAVAEAVNICAVPGLTGIYVGPADLAISMGVAAAGALRDPQVLDAIKRIYRVAASAGLVIGIHGSDGKAGNALAKIGFQMITLAAESQALRRGAAEHLREAVAE; translated from the coding sequence ATGAGTGTCTTTCAGAGACGACCGCAGCGGCCGATCTGGGGCGGCTGGGTCACCGGGCCGACGGCGATCGGCCCCGAGGAGTTCGCCAAGGCCGGTTATGACTACGTTGGATTCGACACGCAGCACGGCTACCTCGACGACGCCGACGTCGCCGGAGTCCTGCGTCGCCTCGAACACGTTCCGATCGCCACCGCTGTCCGGCTGCCCAACGCCGATCCGGCGCCGATCGGGAGGGTGCTGGACGCCGGAGCCGACGCGGTCATCATCGCCATGATCGAGTCGGCCGAGCAGGCCGCCGCGGCGGTGGCTGCAACCAAGTTTCCGCCCAACGGGGTGCGCAGCTTCGGCCCGCTGCGGGCCAGCCTGGGGCATGACCCCGCCGCACTGGAAGCGCGGGTCAGTGTATTCGCGATGATCGAGACTGCGGCCGCGGTGGCCGAAGCGGTGAACATCTGCGCAGTACCGGGGCTGACCGGAATCTATGTCGGCCCAGCTGATCTGGCCATCTCGATGGGTGTTGCCGCGGCGGGGGCGCTCCGGGACCCGCAGGTGTTGGACGCGATTAAGCGAATTTACCGGGTGGCCGCCTCTGCCGGTCTGGTCATCGGAATTCACGGCAGCGACGGCAAGGCGGGGAATGCATTGGCGAAGATCGGTTTTCAGATGATCACCCTGGCGGCCGAATCCCAGGCACTGCGGCGCGGAGCCGCCGAGCACCTACGTGAGGCCGTCGCCGAATGA
- a CDS encoding nuclear transport factor 2 family protein, whose amino-acid sequence MTDAFSAIRELLARYAFALDAHDTATALTLFTEDAEFTVYGRTFAGRGGIGRMFQEAPRGLHLLGATSIAPRGDSATAQSQVLFVNASTQQQRLAHYEDELVHRDGTWLIRRRRCRFVTSGGLSDSPEVVSL is encoded by the coding sequence ATGACCGACGCCTTCAGTGCGATCCGCGAATTACTCGCCAGATACGCGTTCGCTCTCGATGCCCACGACACCGCCACAGCGCTAACACTGTTCACCGAGGACGCCGAATTCACGGTCTACGGACGCACCTTCGCCGGTCGCGGCGGAATCGGCAGGATGTTCCAGGAGGCCCCGCGCGGTTTGCATCTACTCGGCGCAACCAGCATCGCACCGCGTGGCGACAGCGCCACCGCGCAGTCTCAGGTGCTGTTCGTGAACGCCAGCACTCAGCAGCAACGGCTGGCCCACTACGAGGACGAGCTGGTCCACCGCGACGGGACCTGGCTGATCCGTCGGCGCCGGTGCCGGTTCGTTACCAGTGGTGGGCTGTCCGACAGCCCGGAGGTGGTCTCGCTGTGA
- a CDS encoding SDR family NAD(P)-dependent oxidoreductase gives MKVALVTGAAGGQGWAIVQKLLSKGYSVAAGDLRYDELAAAATESVLPIKLDVTDPAQWDAAVAATVERFAGLTALVNNAGMLHRAPLADETVEGFERSWRVNCLGAFLGMRAALAQLRAAENAAIVNICSTGAIRPFPQHCAYGSAKWALRGLTQTAAAELATDRIRVNAVFPGPVATPMLDERTQQRLADVAMFGRLGQPTEIADAVAFLVAEEASFITGSELVVDGGQCLQIR, from the coding sequence GTGAAGGTCGCGTTGGTCACCGGCGCCGCCGGCGGGCAGGGCTGGGCGATCGTGCAGAAGCTGCTGAGCAAGGGTTACTCGGTGGCTGCCGGTGATCTGCGATACGACGAACTCGCGGCAGCCGCGACGGAGTCAGTGCTTCCGATCAAGCTCGACGTCACCGATCCGGCGCAGTGGGACGCCGCCGTTGCAGCCACTGTCGAACGGTTCGCCGGGCTTACCGCCCTGGTCAACAACGCCGGCATGTTGCACCGCGCCCCGCTGGCCGATGAGACGGTCGAGGGATTCGAAAGATCATGGCGGGTCAACTGCTTGGGCGCATTCCTGGGTATGCGTGCCGCGCTGGCGCAACTGCGAGCCGCTGAAAACGCAGCGATCGTCAACATCTGCAGCACCGGAGCGATCCGTCCCTTCCCGCAACACTGCGCCTACGGTTCGGCGAAGTGGGCCCTGCGCGGCCTGACCCAAACCGCCGCGGCCGAACTCGCCACCGACCGCATCCGCGTAAACGCGGTTTTCCCGGGGCCCGTCGCTACCCCAATGCTGGACGAAAGGACCCAGCAGCGGCTGGCGGACGTCGCGATGTTCGGCCGACTTGGTCAGCCGACCGAGATTGCCGACGCGGTAGCGTTTCTGGTAGCCGAGGAGGCGTCGTTTATCACCGGCTCCGAACTGGTCGTCGACGGTGGACAATGCCTGCAGATCCGCTGA
- a CDS encoding alpha/beta hydrolase — translation MTELQAVERLHPALRAVAVNRTIFTAESIPLIRESMNQRRADLRQDMAGVVIEDTVAHHVTVRIYRGGDPTQPAPTVVYCHAGGFALGNLDTDHRQCIEMARRARCSVVSVDYRLAPENPFPAALEDAITVLNWVAGSAAQLGVDVTRLAVAGSSAGAALAACLAQGAADGVLPSVIFQLLHQPVLDDRLTASRTEFRATPAFDGEGAALMWRYYLAGQPPTAASVPARRDELSGLATALVTCAEVDPFRDEAVDYALRLLRAGVGTGLHVFPGTCHGFDSLLPDWSASQRLFALQGEALAKAFYL, via the coding sequence CTGACCGAGCTGCAGGCCGTCGAACGGCTGCATCCCGCCCTACGCGCTGTCGCGGTGAACCGGACGATCTTCACCGCGGAGTCCATCCCGCTGATCCGCGAGTCGATGAACCAGCGCCGCGCCGATCTCCGGCAGGACATGGCGGGAGTGGTGATCGAAGACACGGTTGCCCACCACGTAACGGTGCGCATCTACCGTGGTGGCGACCCAACCCAACCGGCGCCGACGGTGGTCTACTGCCACGCCGGCGGCTTCGCGCTGGGTAACCTCGACACCGATCACCGCCAGTGCATCGAAATGGCCCGTCGGGCAAGGTGTTCAGTGGTATCCGTCGACTATCGGCTGGCGCCGGAGAATCCGTTTCCGGCGGCGCTCGAAGATGCGATCACGGTGCTGAACTGGGTGGCCGGTAGCGCAGCGCAACTGGGCGTAGACGTGACGCGGCTGGCGGTGGCCGGCAGCAGCGCCGGTGCCGCACTGGCCGCCTGCCTGGCCCAGGGCGCCGCCGACGGCGTATTGCCGTCGGTGATTTTCCAGCTGCTGCATCAGCCGGTGCTCGACGACCGGCTCACCGCATCGAGGACCGAATTCCGTGCCACTCCGGCTTTCGACGGGGAAGGCGCGGCGTTGATGTGGCGGTACTATTTGGCCGGGCAGCCTCCCACGGCTGCATCGGTCCCCGCCCGGCGTGACGAATTGTCAGGCCTGGCAACGGCCTTGGTCACCTGTGCAGAGGTCGACCCGTTCCGCGACGAGGCGGTGGACTATGCGTTGCGGCTGCTGCGCGCTGGCGTGGGCACCGGGCTGCACGTGTTTCCGGGGACCTGCCATGGCTTCGACTCGCTGCTACCCGACTGGTCGGCCAGCCAACGCCTGTTCGCCCTGCAGGGCGAGGCGTTGGCGAAGGCCTTCTACCTCTGA